A single Cucurbita pepo subsp. pepo cultivar mu-cu-16 unplaced genomic scaffold, ASM280686v2 Cp4.1_scaffold000260, whole genome shotgun sequence DNA region contains:
- the LOC111784683 gene encoding myb family transcription factor APL-like isoform X1, with product MFHPKKASSMNSHERGVCVQGDSGLVLTTDPKPRLRWTVELHERFVDAVTQLGGPDKATPKTIMRVMGVKGLTLYHLKSHLQKFRLGKQPHKEFNDHSIKDGMRASGLELHRNTISSSNMINRTMNDSNSNMVDVIRMQMEVQRRLHEQLEVQRHLQLRIEAQGKYMQSILEKACQTLAGEDMAASGGYKLMPGIPSNNNQQGVGYMGGGIKDFGTPLGFPSFQDLNLYGGHQLDLQQNVDGFMPHNESLLCLGKKKPRPPANYGSGKYALDWPDDLRLQGIGMTPPQQADHEFKDISIGATLAERGHLEEMYEAKAVGSDESMLGDHKKYDTNDNASLKLQRPSPRRPPLSAETVNQSLTSAPQVTLSPIG from the exons ATGTTCCATCCGAAGAAAGCGTCGAGTATGAATTCTCACGAGAGAGGGGTGTGCGTACAAGGCGACTCTGGTCTCGTCCTCACCACCGACCCCAAGCCCCGCCTCCGTTGGACTGTCGAGCTTCATGAGCGCTTTGTCGATGCTGTCACTCAGCTCGGAGGCCCTGATA aGGCAACCCCAAAGACCATCATGCGAGTTATGGGAGTAAAGGGTCTTACCCTTTACCACCTCAAGAGTCATCTCCAG AAATTTAGACTGGGAAAGCAGCCTCACAAGGAGTTCAATGATCATTCAATTAAGGATGGTATGCGAG CTTCAGGTCTAGAACTTCATCGAAACACGATTTCTTCATCCAATATGATCAACCGCACCATGAATGA TAGCAACTCAAACATGGTTGATGTGATTAGGATGCAAATGGAGGTGCAGAGAAGATTGCACGAACAATTAGAG GTGCAAAGACATCTGCAGTTGCGGATCGAGGCTCAAGGGAAATATATGCAGAGTATACTAGAGAAAGCTTGTCAAACCCTTGCCGGTGAAGATATGGCAGCTTCCGGGGGCTACAAGCTCATGCCTGGAATCCCAAGCAATAATAATCAACAAGGTGTTGGCTACATGGGCGGAGGTATCAAAGATTTTGGGACCCCTCTCGGCTTCCCTTCATTTCAAGACCTCAACCTCTATGGAGGCCACCAGCTGGATCTTCAGCAAAACGTGGATGGATTCATGCCTCACAACGAGAGCTTACTGTGCTTGGGAAAGAAGAAGCCACGGCCACCGGCAAACTACGGATCCGGAAAATATGCGTTGGACTGGCCGGATGATCTCCGGCTGCAAGGCATAGGAATGACGCCGCCGCAGCAAGCAGATCATGAATTCAAAGACATTAGCATTGGTGCGACGCTGGCAGAAAGAGGTCATTTGGAGGAAATGTATGAGGCAAAGGCAGTGGGATCGGATGAGAGCATGCTAGGGGATCACAAGAAATATGATACCAATGACAATGCGTCCTTAAAGCTTCAGAGGCCGTCGCCCAGAAGGCCACCCCTTTCAGCAGAAACAGTCAACCAGTCTCTTACAAGCGCTCCGCAGGTCACACTTTCACCTATTggttaa
- the LOC111784683 gene encoding myb family transcription factor APL-like isoform X3, with product MFHPKKASSMNSHERGVCVQGDSGLVLTTDPKPRLRWTVELHERFVDAVTQLGGPDKATPKTIMRVMGVKGLTLYHLKSHLQKFRLGKQPHKEFNDHSIKDGMRASGLELHRNTISSSNMINRTMNEMQMEVQRRLHEQLEVQRHLQLRIEAQGKYMQSILEKACQTLAGEDMAASGGYKLMPGIPSNNNQQGVGYMGGGIKDFGTPLGFPSFQDLNLYGGHQLDLQQNVDGFMPHNESLLCLGKKKPRPPANYGSGKYALDWPDDLRLQGIGMTPPQQADHEFKDISIGATLAERGHLEEMYEAKAVGSDESMLGDHKKYDTNDNASLKLQRPSPRRPPLSAETVNQSLTSAPQVTLSPIG from the exons ATGTTCCATCCGAAGAAAGCGTCGAGTATGAATTCTCACGAGAGAGGGGTGTGCGTACAAGGCGACTCTGGTCTCGTCCTCACCACCGACCCCAAGCCCCGCCTCCGTTGGACTGTCGAGCTTCATGAGCGCTTTGTCGATGCTGTCACTCAGCTCGGAGGCCCTGATA aGGCAACCCCAAAGACCATCATGCGAGTTATGGGAGTAAAGGGTCTTACCCTTTACCACCTCAAGAGTCATCTCCAG AAATTTAGACTGGGAAAGCAGCCTCACAAGGAGTTCAATGATCATTCAATTAAGGATGGTATGCGAG CTTCAGGTCTAGAACTTCATCGAAACACGATTTCTTCATCCAATATGATCAACCGCACCATGAATGA GATGCAAATGGAGGTGCAGAGAAGATTGCACGAACAATTAGAG GTGCAAAGACATCTGCAGTTGCGGATCGAGGCTCAAGGGAAATATATGCAGAGTATACTAGAGAAAGCTTGTCAAACCCTTGCCGGTGAAGATATGGCAGCTTCCGGGGGCTACAAGCTCATGCCTGGAATCCCAAGCAATAATAATCAACAAGGTGTTGGCTACATGGGCGGAGGTATCAAAGATTTTGGGACCCCTCTCGGCTTCCCTTCATTTCAAGACCTCAACCTCTATGGAGGCCACCAGCTGGATCTTCAGCAAAACGTGGATGGATTCATGCCTCACAACGAGAGCTTACTGTGCTTGGGAAAGAAGAAGCCACGGCCACCGGCAAACTACGGATCCGGAAAATATGCGTTGGACTGGCCGGATGATCTCCGGCTGCAAGGCATAGGAATGACGCCGCCGCAGCAAGCAGATCATGAATTCAAAGACATTAGCATTGGTGCGACGCTGGCAGAAAGAGGTCATTTGGAGGAAATGTATGAGGCAAAGGCAGTGGGATCGGATGAGAGCATGCTAGGGGATCACAAGAAATATGATACCAATGACAATGCGTCCTTAAAGCTTCAGAGGCCGTCGCCCAGAAGGCCACCCCTTTCAGCAGAAACAGTCAACCAGTCTCTTACAAGCGCTCCGCAGGTCACACTTTCACCTATTggttaa
- the LOC111784683 gene encoding myb family transcription factor APL-like isoform X2, giving the protein MFHPKKASSMNSHERGVCVQGDSGLVLTTDPKPRLRWTVELHERFVDAVTQLGGPDKATPKTIMRVMGVKGLTLYHLKSHLQKFRLGKQPHKEFNDHSIKDGMRASGLELHRNTISSSNMINRTMNDNSNMVDVIRMQMEVQRRLHEQLEVQRHLQLRIEAQGKYMQSILEKACQTLAGEDMAASGGYKLMPGIPSNNNQQGVGYMGGGIKDFGTPLGFPSFQDLNLYGGHQLDLQQNVDGFMPHNESLLCLGKKKPRPPANYGSGKYALDWPDDLRLQGIGMTPPQQADHEFKDISIGATLAERGHLEEMYEAKAVGSDESMLGDHKKYDTNDNASLKLQRPSPRRPPLSAETVNQSLTSAPQVTLSPIG; this is encoded by the exons ATGTTCCATCCGAAGAAAGCGTCGAGTATGAATTCTCACGAGAGAGGGGTGTGCGTACAAGGCGACTCTGGTCTCGTCCTCACCACCGACCCCAAGCCCCGCCTCCGTTGGACTGTCGAGCTTCATGAGCGCTTTGTCGATGCTGTCACTCAGCTCGGAGGCCCTGATA aGGCAACCCCAAAGACCATCATGCGAGTTATGGGAGTAAAGGGTCTTACCCTTTACCACCTCAAGAGTCATCTCCAG AAATTTAGACTGGGAAAGCAGCCTCACAAGGAGTTCAATGATCATTCAATTAAGGATGGTATGCGAG CTTCAGGTCTAGAACTTCATCGAAACACGATTTCTTCATCCAATATGATCAACCGCACCATGAATGA CAACTCAAACATGGTTGATGTGATTAGGATGCAAATGGAGGTGCAGAGAAGATTGCACGAACAATTAGAG GTGCAAAGACATCTGCAGTTGCGGATCGAGGCTCAAGGGAAATATATGCAGAGTATACTAGAGAAAGCTTGTCAAACCCTTGCCGGTGAAGATATGGCAGCTTCCGGGGGCTACAAGCTCATGCCTGGAATCCCAAGCAATAATAATCAACAAGGTGTTGGCTACATGGGCGGAGGTATCAAAGATTTTGGGACCCCTCTCGGCTTCCCTTCATTTCAAGACCTCAACCTCTATGGAGGCCACCAGCTGGATCTTCAGCAAAACGTGGATGGATTCATGCCTCACAACGAGAGCTTACTGTGCTTGGGAAAGAAGAAGCCACGGCCACCGGCAAACTACGGATCCGGAAAATATGCGTTGGACTGGCCGGATGATCTCCGGCTGCAAGGCATAGGAATGACGCCGCCGCAGCAAGCAGATCATGAATTCAAAGACATTAGCATTGGTGCGACGCTGGCAGAAAGAGGTCATTTGGAGGAAATGTATGAGGCAAAGGCAGTGGGATCGGATGAGAGCATGCTAGGGGATCACAAGAAATATGATACCAATGACAATGCGTCCTTAAAGCTTCAGAGGCCGTCGCCCAGAAGGCCACCCCTTTCAGCAGAAACAGTCAACCAGTCTCTTACAAGCGCTCCGCAGGTCACACTTTCACCTATTggttaa